DNA from Sphingomonas psychrotolerans:
CAAATGGTCGCTGGTCACGGTGATCGGGATCACCTTTCTGGGGCTGATCGGGGTGATGTGGCTGGAGCTGGTCGGCGGGATGAGCCCGGTGCTGCCAGTGGCGCTGCTGATCGTCGGCTCGAACGGGATCATCGCGATCGTGCTGCCCTACACTGCCGAGAGCTTCCCGATGCGCGTGCGCGGGCGGGCGACCGGCTGGGTGGCGGCGTGCACCAAGGCCGGCGGCGTGCTCGCGCAATTGCTGTCGATCACGGCGCTGGTGCCGGCGATGGGCTGGGCTGCGGCGGCGATCCTGGTGCCGACCCTCGTCGCGCTCGCTTTGGTCGCGTGGTTCGGGCGCGAGACCCGCGGCGCCGATCTGCGGCAGCTCGACCAGGCGATGGACGCGTCGCCGATTTGATTGATTTGGGTTAAATTGCAGTCTGTTGGCGGCCCTTACAGGTCGTTTGCGGGAACCATCGGGCGGGCCTGCCGGTTTGAATACCGGCAGGAGAGCATACCAACATGGCTACACGTCCGAGCGATTTCGCAAATGATGCGGGTTCGCAATTTCTAACCGACAGCTTTCAACGGGGCCTCGCGCACTGGAATCGCGAGCGGCTCGAGCCCGGCTTTCCCAGCCATGACTGGAGCCGGATATTCGAACGCGACATCAAGATGCAGCGGCTCGAAGGGGCTTTCCTTGAAGAGCTTCGCGCCGAAGTGGCCGACGAGGCCGCTGCGGCGCCGACCGATGTCGAGGGCTTCATCGCGTGGTTCGAAGGGTTGAAGGAGCGCGGGCCCGGGCAGGGTGACCCGCTGTTCCCGTGGCTCGCCGAAGAAGCGAACCGCGACGAATTACGCTGGTTCTTCGAGCAGGAGGCCGCGGGCGAGGCCGGGTTCGACGATCTGGTGGCGATGACGCAGGTCAAGCTGCCGGTCCGCCCCAAGCTCGAGCTCGCGCGCAATTATTGGGACGAGATGGGCCATGGCACTGCCAAGGGCATGCACGGCCCGATGCTCGATGCGCTGGTCGAGACGCTCGCAGTCGAGCCGGTGATCGAAAAGACCGTGTGGGAGAGCCTGAGCCTTGCCAATGCGATGACTGCGATGGCGACTAACCGGCGCTATGCATGGCATTCGGTCGGCGCGCTGGGTGTGGTTGAGCTGACTGCGCCGGGGCGCTCGGCGCTGGTTGCCGAAGGGCTCAAGCGTGTCGGGCTGACGCCGAAGGAAGCCCGGTACTTCACGCTCCACGCAGTGCTCGACGTCAAGCATAGCGAGGACTGGAACCGCGAGGCGATCAGGCCCGCGGTCGAAGAGGATCCGCGCCGCGCGACGGCGATGGCCGAGGGCGCGCTGATCCGGCTCAAATGCGGCGCACGCTGTTTCGAGGCGTATCGCGCGCGACTATGGGGCTGACGCTGAGCGAAATCACGCGGTAACATCTCCCCGCCACGGCGTGGCGGATGGAGGTGGTGCGGATGCGTGGTGTGATCGGGATGCTGGCGGCGACTTTGCTGGCCGGGTGTGCGGGGCGCGTCGCCGAGCCGGGTGCTGCGCCCGCAACGGCGCCAGTCTCGGTCCAGATCATCGCGTTCAACGATTTCCATGGCAATCTGGAGGCCGGCAAGCTGGCGGTGGATATACCGGGTGACGGCGGCGTCATGCGCGTGCCCGCCGGCGGCGCCGCCTATTTCGCCTCAGCGGTGGCCAAGCTGCGCGCGGGGCATCCGAATAGCGTAACCGTCTCGGCAGGCGACATGATCAGCGCAAGTCCGCTGGTCTCGTCGATGTTCCTCGACGAGCCGACGATCCACGCGATGAACCTGATCGGAGTTGATTTCAACGCCGTCGGCAATCACGAATTCGATCGCGGCCAGAAGGAACTACTCCGTCTCCAGAACGGCGGCTGCGAGAAGAACACCAAGCGCGTGCCCTGCGCGATCGAGCCGTTCGAGGGCGCGGGGTTCCGGTATCTCGCCGCCAATGTCGCCAAGGATGACGGCGGCACGCTGTTCCCCAGCTATGGCATCCGCAGCTTCGGTAAGGGCACGCGGCAGGTTCGCGTGGCGTTCATCGGCATGACGCTGAAGGGCACATCGACCTTGGTGATGGCGAGCGGCGTCGCGGGGCTGAACTTCGAGGACGAGGCGGATACCGTCAATGGGCTGGTACCCAAGCTCAAGGCCGAAGGCGCCGACGCGATCGTCGTGCTGATCCATCAGGGCGGCTACAGCAAGCTGGCCTTCGACGCGAACAGCTGTGAGGGCATGACCGGCGACATCTTGCCCGTCTTGCAGCGGCTCGATCCGCGCGTCGATCTCGTCGTCTCCGGCCATACCCACAACGCCTATGTCTGCGACTATGGCAGCGTGGATGCGACCCGGCCGCTGCTGCTGACCAGCGCGGGATATGGCGGGACTTTGCTGACCGACATCCGCCTCGATATCGATCCGGTGGCGGGCCGCGTCGTGGCGAAGCGCGCCAACAATGTGCTCGTCCAGGGCGAGGCGTTCACCGGCGCCAAAGGACCGGTGCCGATCAGCGAGCGCTATGCGCGATTCGTCCCCGAGCCGCGGGTGGCGGCTTTGGTCGCGCGCTATGCGGCGGCGACGAAAAGCTATGCCGAGCGGCCGATCGGCCGGCTGACCGCGCCGGCGCCGCGCACCGACGAGGACATGCGCGAACAAGTGCTCGGCAATCTGATCGCCGACGCCCAGCTCGCCGCGACGGCGTCGCCCGCAAATGGCGGCGCCGAGATCGCGCTGATGAACGCGGGCAGTGCCCGCGTATCGCTCACCCCGCGTGCCGACGGGACGATCACGTTCGGCGACATCTATGCCGCGCAGCCCTTCGGCAACACGCTCGTGATCAAGAGCCTGACCGGCAAACAATTGCGCGCGGTGCTCGAGCAGCAATTCGACGAAAACAAAGCGGGCGGGCGCAATTTGCTGTTGGTCTCACGCGGCTTCGGCTTCGGCTATGACCTTGGCAAGCCGGTGGGGCAGCGGGTGGTGGATCCGCGGCTGAACGGCGCGCCAATCACGGACGATCGCGTCTATCGGGTGGTGGTCAGCAACTTCCTCGCCAATGGCGGCGACGGTTTCACCACGCTGGCCGGGGGCGAGGAATTGCTGACCGGGGTGGCCGATCTCGACGCGCTCGAGGCGTATTTTGCGAGCGGGCCGGTGACGCCTCCGGCCACCGATCGCACCAAGGACCTGACACTGCGCAATTAGGTCTGCCGTGCTCCTGCGAAAGCAGGAGCCCAGAGTTACTAAGGACGTCGCTTGTGATTCTCGGTGCTCCTGCTTTCGCAGGAGCACCGAGACAATTTAGACCGCCTGCAGCGCCTCTTCGAAGTCGGCGATCAGATCGTCGGCGTCCTCGACTCCGATCGAGATGCGGACGAGGTTGTCGGTGATCCCCAACGCCTGCTTGCGCGCTTCGGGTACCGACAGATGGGTCATGCCCGCAGGGTGGCTGGCCAGCGTCTCGGTGCCGCCCAGACTGACCGCGAGCTTGGCGATCTTGAGGCTGTCGAGGAACGCGAACGCCTCCTTCTCGCCGCCCTTCAGATAGAGCGAGAAGGTCGAGCCGGCGCCGGTGCAATGGCGGTTGTAGATGTCGGCCTGGCGGCTGCCCTCTTCGAGGAAGCCGAGATAGCCGACATGCTCCACCTTGGGATGGGTGCGAAGGAATTCGCAGACCTTGACCGCATTCTCGCCCGCACGGCTCATGCGCAGTTCGAGCGTTTCGAGGCTGCGCAGCAGCATCCACGCGGTGTGGGGATCGCAGATCGTGCCGATCGTGTTGCGCATCAGCCGGATCGTGTTGATGTGCTCCTTCGAGCCGAGCACGCCGCCTGCGACCAGATCCGAATGGCCGCCGGCATATTTGGTGAGCGAATAGACGACGATGTCGGCGCCCTGCTTGAGCGGCTGCGCCCACAGCGGGCCGAGAAAGGTATTGTCGATCGCGATCGGCGGCTTGGCGCCTTTGAAGATCGCGTCGCGGCTCGCCGCGACGGCCTCGACATCGACCAATGCATTGGTCGGGTTGGCCGGCGATTCGAGATAGATCAAGGCGACGTTGCCGCTCGCGGCCCGGTTCAGCACCGCGTCGATTTCCGGGCGCGTCGCGCCGGCGGGGAAATCGAGCCAGTGCACGCCGAAGCGGCCGAGGATGCGCGCGATCAGCGTCTCGGTCGCGGCGTAGAGCGGGCCCGAATGGACGATCGTGTCGCCCGGCTTGACCATCGACAGGAACAGGGTGGCGATCGCCGACATGCCCGAAGAGAAAGCGAGCGCGTCCTCGGCGCCTTCCCAGATGCCGAGGCGATCTTCGAGGATTTCCTGATTGGGACCGTTGAAGCGCGAATAGACGAGGCCGTCCGCGCCGCCGGGCCGCTTGCCCGTGACGCCCTCGAAGTGGCGCTTGCCCGCCGCGGCGTTGGGAAAGACGAAGGTCGAGGTCAGGAAGATCGGCGGCTTGAGCGACCCTTCCGACAGCACCGGATCATAGCCATGGCCCATCATCATCGTCGACGGCTTGAGCTCGCGCCCGCCGATCTTGTCGACGCTGGCCTTGGGACGACGCCGCGCGGTGGCGCCGGTCAGCTCGGCTTCGGTTTCGTCGGTCATGGGGCTCTCCGGATTTGTTTGATCGCTCCCTAGCCGAAGGAACGTCTCAATTGATACCAATTATCGCGATCTGGCGGCCGTAATCGGGCTCGCCGCGATGCGTCGCGCGGCGGAAGCTGTAGAAACGGTTTTCGTCGTAATAAGTGTCGAGGCCGAGCACTTCGACGGTGCGGATTCCCGCTGCGGCGAGGCGATGCGCGACATAGGCTTCGAGATCGAACTGGTGGTGCCCGGACTTGCCGTCGGCGAAGAAGCGTTCGTTGGCCGGATCGGCTTCGGCGAAGCGGCGGAAAAAGCCATCGTCGACTTCATAGCTGGCGCGGGCGATGCACGGGCCGACTGCGGCGGCGATGCGCTCGCGCCTCGCTCCGAGCGTTTCCATCAGCGCGATCGTCGAATCGGTGACGCCGCCGATCGCGCCTTTCCACCCGGCATGCGCGGCGCCGACGACTCCCGCTTGCGTGTCGGCGAGCAGCACGGGCGCGCAATCGGCGGTTAGAATGCCGAGCGCCAGCCCCGGCCGGTCAGTGACCAGGGCGTCGGCGCGCGGGCGCAGCCGCTCCTCATACGGCTCGATCACGGCGACGGCGTCGGGCGAATGCACCTGGAAGAGCGTGACGAGGCGGCCGCCGGGGAGCACCGCCTCGCTGGCGCGGCGGCGATTTTCGGCGATCAGCGCCGGATCATCGGCCGAGCCGGTACCGACGTTGAGTCCGGCGAGCATGCCGGTCGAGACGCCGCCGCGCCGCCCAAGAAAGCCGTGCGCTACGCCGTCCAGCGCGCGGGCGCGGATCACTTCGACATGGCTCACAGATCCATGCTCCAGATGCGGTCGTCATCGACATGATCGCCGACACGGAATGCATTCTTGCCGATCTCGCGAAAGCCGTAGCGCGCGTAAAAGCGCTGGGCACGATGATTGTCGACATAGACGCTGAGGACGATCCGCGCGGCGCCCCGCGCGCGGGCGGTGGCGATCGCCCAGTCCATCAGCGCCTGCGCCGCGCCGCTGCCCTTGCCGCGCTCGGCGAGATAGAGCTGGTGCAATTCGATCGCGGAAGCGTCGGGCTCGATCGGCAGCGTGACAGGGCCCAGGTGGCAATAGCCGAGCAGGCCGTCATCGTCCTCGGCAACCCGAAAGGCATTGCCGGATTTCGCGAACTCGTGCGCCCATGCGGCGGGCGTGAATTGGCCGAGAAAGGCGGCGAGATCGGCGGAGCGATAGAGATGGCCGAACGTCGCGACGAAGCTTTCGCGGTACAGCGCGTCGATCTCGGGGAGGTCGGCGGGGGTGGCGTCGCGATAGCGGATCATCGTGGCGTTCATTCGAACCCCGCCGGCACCGGCCAGCCCGGGGCGGTGAGCGCGATGACCTTGAACAATTCGCCCATCTGCTCCGGGTCGATCAGCCGGTCGCGATCCATGGCGAGCGCCTCGGCGCGATCGGGCGATGCCCTGGTGAGCGCTTCGGCGCGGGGCTCGATCCCGAGCGCCTTGAGGAACGCGCCCTGCGTGACCGGGCCATGGACGATCAGTCCCTCGAGTTCGGCGGCTTCCTTGAGCGTGGCGAAATCGACATGCGCAGTGAGGTCGGCCTCGCCGGGATGTTCGAACGGATTGGCATAGGCATGGCCGCGCACTGCCTGGAGCGTGTCGCCGATCGCCGGACCTTCATAGCCATAGTCGATGATCAGCGCCGCGCCGCCCTGCGTGAGCAATCGTGCGGCAAGGTTGCGCAGGATGGCGACGCTGGCGGGCGAGGTCTCGAGGATCGATCCCGGATCGGCGTGGAGCAAGTCGCGCGGGATGATCATGTCGAAGCTGCGGTCGCCGACGACCGGCAGGAACAAAGTGTCCTGGCAGGCGACGAGCCGCTCGCGCCAGCCCTCTCCGGTGGCGACCAGCTGGCGGATCGGCAGCGCGTCGAAGAATTCGTTGGCGACGACGAGCAGCGGCGCGTCTTCCGGCAGTCCGACCAGATCGAGATGCCATTCGGCGCCCGGCACGCGCTCGGCCTGTGCGGCGCGGAGCGTGGGGCTGTTCTCGACGAGGTCGACCGGCGGTGCGAGACCCGCCCTGGCCATGGCGCGGAGCGCATCGGCGGCAAGCGTGCCGCGTCCCGGCCCGAGTTCGACATAGCGCGCGGCCGGCCGCCCAGCGCGATCCCAGAGATCGGCGAGCCACAGCCCGATCAGCTCGCCGAACATCTGGCTGATCTCGGGCGCGGTGGTGAAGTCGCCGCGGCTGCCCAGCGGATCGCGCGTCGCATAATAATGCGTATTGGCCGCGCCCATATATTGCGAGAGCGGGATCGGCCCGGCGAGGGTGATCGCGCGGGACAGGCGTTCGGCGAGCAGCGGCGCGGCGGCGTTTTCGATGCGCTCGGCGGACGAAGCTGCGAGGGGATGATCGGGATTGGTCACACTATGTCCCTAACGCGTCGCATCCGTGCCGTCATCCCGGCGCCAGGGCTCAGGCGACGCTTTCGGATCCGGCGATCGGCTCGACGCGCTGGCGGCGGCCCTTGGCGGTGGCGATCAGATAGATGCCCCCCACGATCATCGGAATGCACAGCCACTGGCCCATGTGCAGCCCGGTGGCGTCGACCAGCCAGACGAGCTGTGCGTCGGGCTCACGGAAGAACTCGACGAAGAAGCGGCACAGGCCATAGCCGAGCACGAAGATGCCGACGAGCTTGCCGGGCTGATAGCGCGAATCGGTCCGCCAGAAGAAGAACCAGAGCACTACGAAGAGCAGCACGCCCTCGAGCCCCGCTTCGTAGAGCTGGCTGGGGTGACGGGCGGGTTCGGGCAGGCCGGTCTCGACGGTATTGCGGAAGACGACCGACCAGGGGAGGTCCGCCGGCTTGCCCCACAATTCGCCGTTCACGAAATTGGCGAGGCGGCCGAAGAACAGACCGAACGGCGCGACGCAGGCGACATAATCGTGGATTCGCAGCCAGCTCAGCCCCTGGCGCCGCGCGAGCAGGAGGATCGCGACGGTCGTGCCGATCACCCCGCCATGGAACGACATGCCGCCATCCCACAGCCGGATGATCTGCGACGGCGCTTCGACGATCATGTTGGGCGCGTAGAACAGGACATAACCGAGCCGGCCGCCGAGGATGATGCCGAGCGTCGCATAGAAGACCAGATCGTCGGCGTGGCGTCGCGCCATCGGGGCGCCGGGCTGGGCGAGCAGCTTGAGCAGATACCACCAGCCGATCAGGATGCCGGCGATATAGGCCAGCGAATACCATTTGATCTGGAAGAAGCCGAGATTGACCGCGACCGGGCTCAGCCCGAGATCCTTGAACTGGATATGATCGCTGGCGGCGGCGAGAAGGTGGAGCAGCACGGTCTTGTCGTTCCCCGGCAATCGTTCGTCGGCCTGCGATAGAGCAGCCGTGCGGTAAACCCAAGACCGCAATGGCTGGCGTAGGCGCAAGCCCCGCGATAGAGCAATGCGATGGCCCGGGACCCCAGCGCGCGCATCAGGCTCGATCGGCGGACGCTGCTGATCGGCGGCGGCGCCGGCATCGGGCTGGTCGTGGCGTGGGCGGCATGGCCGCGCACCTGGCTTCCCAATTTGACCGCGGCGCCCGGCGAAAGTCTGTTCGGCGCGTGGCTCAAGATCGGCAGCGACGGGCATGTTTCGGTCGCGGTGCCGCAATGCGAGGAAGGGCAGGGAGTCTATACCGCCTTCCCGCAGATCATCGCCGACGAGCTCGGTGCCGACTGGAAGATGGTTGGAGTCGAGCCCGCGCCACTCAATCCGCTTTATGCCAACCAACTGGCGGCGGAAGAATTGTTCGAGGCGGCGCTGGGCGAGCTCCCCGACGCGCTCCGTGCGAGCTATGTCCGGCGAACCGGGCTGTTGCTGACCGGCGCCTCGACGTCGGTGCGCAATTTCGAAGGCGAGCTGCGCCGCGCCGGCGCGGCCGCGCGCGCATTGCTGTGCAAGGCGGCGGCGAAGCGCTGGGGCGTCGACTGGCAGGCGTGCGGGACGTTCAACCACCTTGTCTTCCAGGGCAATCATAAGCTCGGCTTCGGCGCGCTCGCGGCCGAGGCGGCGGAGCAGAGCCTTCCCGACACCGTGCCGCCGCGCGTGGGCGACGAGGCGCGGCTCTATGGCCAGCCGCTGCCGCGGCTCGATGCGCCGCCCAAGGTCGACGGCAGCGCCTTGTTCGCGGCCGATATCCGGCTGGCCGACATGGTCTATGCCTCGATCCGGCAGGGGCCGGTGGGCGAGACCGGGCTGGCGCGCATCGACCGTGCCGCCGCCGACAAGATTCCCGGCATGCTCGCGGTCGTCACCACCGACGACTGGGTGGCCACCGTCGCGAACAATAGTTGGGCGGCCGATCGTGCGCTCGATTCGATGCGGCCGCGCTTCCGCACCCCCGAGCCAGTGGTCAACAGCGACTCGATCGAGCAGGCGTTGAGCGCGGCGTTCGACGGCGCGGGATCGCGCATCGCCGCGGCGGGCGATCTCGCAGCGCAGTTCCGCGGCGCGCAGCTGGTCGCGGCCGAATATCGCGTCGGGCTGGCGCTTCATGCCTCGCTCGAGCCGATGACTGCCACGGCGGTGTTTCGCGACGGGCGGGTGACCTTGTGGCTGCCGACCCAGGCGCCCGGGCTCGCGCGCGCTGCCGCGGCGCGCGCGGCGGGGGTCGCCGAGAACGACGTGATCCTCCACCCGACCATGGCCGGGGGCTCGTTCGGCGCGAAGCTCGAAACCGACGTCGCGGCGCAGGCGGCGTTGCTGGCAGTGAAGATCGGTCGGCCGGTCCAGCTGACCTGGCCGCGCGGCGAGGATTTCCGGCGCGATCGCTTCCGTCCCGCCGCGGCGGGACGGATGAGTGCACGGCTCGACCCGCAGCGCCGGCTGACCGGCTGGCTCGCCAAGATCGCCGCGCCGGCGAGCGGACGCGAGCTTGCACAACGCTTGCTTCACGGCGATGCGCTGCCGGCCGCGGCGCTGGCGCTGGGCGGGGGCGATGCGAGCGCAGTGGCGGGTGCGGTGCCGCCTTATACGATCCCCAATTTCGCAGTTGACTACCATCCCGCGACGATCGGCGTGCCGACCGGCTATTGGCGCTCGGGCGCGCATAGCTACACCTGCTTCTTCACCGAGAGCTTCCTCGACGAACTCGCGCACGTCGCCGGGCAGGACGCCTTGTCGTTCCGAATGGCGATGCTGGGCCAGCAGCCGCGGCTTGCGCGCTGCCTGCAAGTCGTGGCGCAATTGGGCGGCTGGCAGGGCGGCCAGCCGGGGAGCGGGCAGGGGATCGCCTGCCACAGCTTCCGCGGATCGCACATCGCGGTGCTCGCCGAGGCACAGTTGACCAGCGATCGGCGAGTCAAGGTCGAGCGGCTGGTCGCCGCAGTCGATTGCGGACGGATGGTGAATCCCGATCTGGTGATGCAGCAGATCGAGGGCGGATTGTTGTTCGGGCTCGCGGGCGCGGTGGGTTGCTCGACCGGGTTCACCGAGAATGTCGCCGACGTTCGCGAGATTTCCGAGCTGCGCCTGCCGACGCTCGCCGACTGCCCCGACATCACCGTCGAGCTGATCCGCAGCGGCGCCGAGCCGGGTGGGGCGAGCGAGCTGGCGGTGCCGCCGGTCGCCCCGGCGATCGCCAATGCGTTGCAGGCTGCTACAGGCGTGCGCTTCCGCCGCCTGCCTCTGTTATCGGACATCGAATGACTCCCCCCGGCGACCATCCGACGATCCCGACCCGCAAGGTCGGATTGCTCCTCGTCAACCTTGGCACGCCCGATGCGGCGGAGGCGGGCGCGGTGCGGCGCTATCTGGCCGAATTCCTGTCCGATCCGCGCGTGATCGAGATTCCGCGCTTCGTGTGGAAGCCGATCCTGCACGGCATCATCCTGCGCACCCGGCCTGCGAAGTCCGCACATGCCTATAAGCAGGTCTGGCGCGAGGACGGATCCCCGCTCGCCGCGATCACCCGCGAGCAGGCGGCGGCGCTGCAGGGTGCGTTCGGGCCGGACGTGATCGTCGATTATGCGATGCGTTATGGGCGCCCGGCGCTCGGCGACCGGCTGCGCGCGCTCAAGGCGGCGGGGTGCGAGCGCATCCTGATCGCGCCGCTCTACCCGCAATATTGCGCGGCGACGACCGCGACCGCCAACGACGCGGCATTTGCGGCGCTGGCGCAGATGCGCTGGCAGCCGGCACTGCGCACCCTGCCGCCGTATCATGACGATCCGGCTTATATCGATGCGCTGAAGACCTCGGTGGAGGCGTCGCTGGCCGCGCTTGATTTCGAGCCACAGGCGATTCTCGCCAGCTTCCACGGCATGCCGCAGCGGACGCTGGAGCTCGGCGACCCCTATCACTGCCACTGCCAGAAGACCGCGCGGCTGCTGAGCGAGGCTCTGGGGCGGGAGCTGACGATCACTTTCCAGTCGCGGTTCGGCCGCGCCAAATGGCTCGAGCCGGCGACTGATACGGTGTTGGCGGGGCTTCCGGCGAAGGGCATCACCCGGATCGCACTCGTCGCCCCGGGCTTCTCGGCGGACTGCGTCGAGACGCTCGAGGAGCTTTCGATCCGCGGCCGCGAGACCTTTGTCGCCGCCGGCGGCACCGATTTCGCGGCTTTGCCTTGTCTCAATGCAAGCCATGTCGGCGTGGCGATGCTCAAGAAGATATTGGCGCGGGAACTTGCGGGCTGGGCAGACGCTGCCTAGCGTTGCGTAACGAAAACGAAGAGAGGATGGCAGCTAATGGCACGCGTAGCGATCGTGACGGGTGGAACGCGCGGAATCGGCGAGGCGATCAGCCTTGCGCTGAAGGACGCGGGCATGACGGTCGCGGCCAACTATGCCGGCAACGACGAGAAGGCCCGGGCCTTCACCGAGCGCACCGGCATCAAGGCCTATAGATGGGACGTCGGCGATTTCGACGCCTGCGCCGCGGGCGTGGCGCAGGTCGAGGCCGAGCTCGGTCCGGTCGACGTGGTGGTCAACAATGCCGGGGTCACCCGCGACGGCACGATTCTCAAGATGAGCCGCGATATGTGGGAGGACGTGATCCGCATCAATCTGGGCGGCTGCTTCAACATGGCGCACGCGACCTTCCCCGGCATGCGCAGCCGCAAATGGGGCCGGATCGTCAATATCGGCTCGATCAACGGGCAGTCCGGGCAATATGGCCAGGTCAACTATGCCGCGGCCAAATCGGGCATTCACGGCTTCACCAAGGCGCTGGCGCAGGAAGGCGCGCGCGCCGGCGT
Protein-coding regions in this window:
- a CDS encoding iron-containing redox enzyme family protein, which translates into the protein MATRPSDFANDAGSQFLTDSFQRGLAHWNRERLEPGFPSHDWSRIFERDIKMQRLEGAFLEELRAEVADEAAAAPTDVEGFIAWFEGLKERGPGQGDPLFPWLAEEANRDELRWFFEQEAAGEAGFDDLVAMTQVKLPVRPKLELARNYWDEMGHGTAKGMHGPMLDALVETLAVEPVIEKTVWESLSLANAMTAMATNRRYAWHSVGALGVVELTAPGRSALVAEGLKRVGLTPKEARYFTLHAVLDVKHSEDWNREAIRPAVEEDPRRATAMAEGALIRLKCGARCFEAYRARLWG
- a CDS encoding bifunctional metallophosphatase/5'-nucleotidase — its product is MRGVIGMLAATLLAGCAGRVAEPGAAPATAPVSVQIIAFNDFHGNLEAGKLAVDIPGDGGVMRVPAGGAAYFASAVAKLRAGHPNSVTVSAGDMISASPLVSSMFLDEPTIHAMNLIGVDFNAVGNHEFDRGQKELLRLQNGGCEKNTKRVPCAIEPFEGAGFRYLAANVAKDDGGTLFPSYGIRSFGKGTRQVRVAFIGMTLKGTSTLVMASGVAGLNFEDEADTVNGLVPKLKAEGADAIVVLIHQGGYSKLAFDANSCEGMTGDILPVLQRLDPRVDLVVSGHTHNAYVCDYGSVDATRPLLLTSAGYGGTLLTDIRLDIDPVAGRVVAKRANNVLVQGEAFTGAKGPVPISERYARFVPEPRVAALVARYAAATKSYAERPIGRLTAPAPRTDEDMREQVLGNLIADAQLAATASPANGGAEIALMNAGSARVSLTPRADGTITFGDIYAAQPFGNTLVIKSLTGKQLRAVLEQQFDENKAGGRNLLLVSRGFGFGYDLGKPVGQRVVDPRLNGAPITDDRVYRVVVSNFLANGGDGFTTLAGGEELLTGVADLDALEAYFASGPVTPPATDRTKDLTLRN
- a CDS encoding cystathionine gamma-synthase family protein: MTDETEAELTGATARRRPKASVDKIGGRELKPSTMMMGHGYDPVLSEGSLKPPIFLTSTFVFPNAAAGKRHFEGVTGKRPGGADGLVYSRFNGPNQEILEDRLGIWEGAEDALAFSSGMSAIATLFLSMVKPGDTIVHSGPLYAATETLIARILGRFGVHWLDFPAGATRPEIDAVLNRAASGNVALIYLESPANPTNALVDVEAVAASRDAIFKGAKPPIAIDNTFLGPLWAQPLKQGADIVVYSLTKYAGGHSDLVAGGVLGSKEHINTIRLMRNTIGTICDPHTAWMLLRSLETLELRMSRAGENAVKVCEFLRTHPKVEHVGYLGFLEEGSRQADIYNRHCTGAGSTFSLYLKGGEKEAFAFLDSLKIAKLAVSLGGTETLASHPAGMTHLSVPEARKQALGITDNLVRISIGVEDADDLIADFEEALQAV
- the pgeF gene encoding peptidoglycan editing factor PgeF, with translation MSHVEVIRARALDGVAHGFLGRRGGVSTGMLAGLNVGTGSADDPALIAENRRRASEAVLPGGRLVTLFQVHSPDAVAVIEPYEERLRPRADALVTDRPGLALGILTADCAPVLLADTQAGVVGAAHAGWKGAIGGVTDSTIALMETLGARRERIAAAVGPCIARASYEVDDGFFRRFAEADPANERFFADGKSGHHQFDLEAYVAHRLAAAGIRTVEVLGLDTYYDENRFYSFRRATHRGEPDYGRQIAIIGIN
- a CDS encoding GNAT family N-acetyltransferase yields the protein MIRYRDATPADLPEIDALYRESFVATFGHLYRSADLAAFLGQFTPAAWAHEFAKSGNAFRVAEDDDGLLGYCHLGPVTLPIEPDASAIELHQLYLAERGKGSGAAQALMDWAIATARARGAARIVLSVYVDNHRAQRFYARYGFREIGKNAFRVGDHVDDDRIWSMDL
- a CDS encoding class I SAM-dependent methyltransferase; translated protein: MTNPDHPLAASSAERIENAAAPLLAERLSRAITLAGPIPLSQYMGAANTHYYATRDPLGSRGDFTTAPEISQMFGELIGLWLADLWDRAGRPAARYVELGPGRGTLAADALRAMARAGLAPPVDLVENSPTLRAAQAERVPGAEWHLDLVGLPEDAPLLVVANEFFDALPIRQLVATGEGWRERLVACQDTLFLPVVGDRSFDMIIPRDLLHADPGSILETSPASVAILRNLAARLLTQGGAALIIDYGYEGPAIGDTLQAVRGHAYANPFEHPGEADLTAHVDFATLKEAAELEGLIVHGPVTQGAFLKALGIEPRAEALTRASPDRAEALAMDRDRLIDPEQMGELFKVIALTAPGWPVPAGFE
- the lgt gene encoding prolipoprotein diacylglyceryl transferase, with the translated sequence MLLHLLAAASDHIQFKDLGLSPVAVNLGFFQIKWYSLAYIAGILIGWWYLLKLLAQPGAPMARRHADDLVFYATLGIILGGRLGYVLFYAPNMIVEAPSQIIRLWDGGMSFHGGVIGTTVAILLLARRQGLSWLRIHDYVACVAPFGLFFGRLANFVNGELWGKPADLPWSVVFRNTVETGLPEPARHPSQLYEAGLEGVLLFVVLWFFFWRTDSRYQPGKLVGIFVLGYGLCRFFVEFFREPDAQLVWLVDATGLHMGQWLCIPMIVGGIYLIATAKGRRQRVEPIAGSESVA
- a CDS encoding xanthine dehydrogenase family protein molybdopterin-binding subunit; amino-acid sequence: MARDPSARIRLDRRTLLIGGGAGIGLVVAWAAWPRTWLPNLTAAPGESLFGAWLKIGSDGHVSVAVPQCEEGQGVYTAFPQIIADELGADWKMVGVEPAPLNPLYANQLAAEELFEAALGELPDALRASYVRRTGLLLTGASTSVRNFEGELRRAGAAARALLCKAAAKRWGVDWQACGTFNHLVFQGNHKLGFGALAAEAAEQSLPDTVPPRVGDEARLYGQPLPRLDAPPKVDGSALFAADIRLADMVYASIRQGPVGETGLARIDRAAADKIPGMLAVVTTDDWVATVANNSWAADRALDSMRPRFRTPEPVVNSDSIEQALSAAFDGAGSRIAAAGDLAAQFRGAQLVAAEYRVGLALHASLEPMTATAVFRDGRVTLWLPTQAPGLARAAAARAAGVAENDVILHPTMAGGSFGAKLETDVAAQAALLAVKIGRPVQLTWPRGEDFRRDRFRPAAAGRMSARLDPQRRLTGWLAKIAAPASGRELAQRLLHGDALPAAALALGGGDASAVAGAVPPYTIPNFAVDYHPATIGVPTGYWRSGAHSYTCFFTESFLDELAHVAGQDALSFRMAMLGQQPRLARCLQVVAQLGGWQGGQPGSGQGIACHSFRGSHIAVLAEAQLTSDRRVKVERLVAAVDCGRMVNPDLVMQQIEGGLLFGLAGAVGCSTGFTENVADVREISELRLPTLADCPDITVELIRSGAEPGGASELAVPPVAPAIANALQAATGVRFRRLPLLSDIE
- the hemH gene encoding ferrochelatase — its product is MTPPGDHPTIPTRKVGLLLVNLGTPDAAEAGAVRRYLAEFLSDPRVIEIPRFVWKPILHGIILRTRPAKSAHAYKQVWREDGSPLAAITREQAAALQGAFGPDVIVDYAMRYGRPALGDRLRALKAAGCERILIAPLYPQYCAATTATANDAAFAALAQMRWQPALRTLPPYHDDPAYIDALKTSVEASLAALDFEPQAILASFHGMPQRTLELGDPYHCHCQKTARLLSEALGRELTITFQSRFGRAKWLEPATDTVLAGLPAKGITRIALVAPGFSADCVETLEELSIRGRETFVAAGGTDFAALPCLNASHVGVAMLKKILARELAGWADAA